The sequence below is a genomic window from Streptomyces sp. NBC_00289.
GCAAGCCCCCTATCTCGTCAACCAGGTCACTGAAGCTTCCATATGACTGGTCCTCGCGCTGGTCACCCATGAGGTCTCCCGTGTTCTCTGTGCTGGTCAATCTGATTCCGGAGCAGCGGTGCCGCTCAGGTCTTGACCGGAACGGCGCCTCGCTCTGATGGAGAGCCCGCGAGTCCGGGAAGAACTGGCAGGCACCGAGCAACAAGTCTGTGGTGAAAGACTCTGTTGCTCTATTCCCAAGCAACGCGGCTGTCAGTACGTCCAGCGCCTGGCCGGGGCGTCACGAATCGGGCAAATCAACTCGCCAGGTAGGCGAAGCGCGAGTTCGGCGAACTAAGCAAGTGAGTTGGTAAAGATGGCAAAGTGCAGGCCATGAGAGGTCGTTTTCCCGTCTTCGTCAGCAGAATCACCGGGCGGCCGTGCTCAGCTTCTCTACTGTCAGCCAGGGCTTTTCAGCCGCGAATCCGAGCAGATCCAAAGTTTTGAGGCGGAAATGGTCGAACTCGGCCATCTCAGAGTCGACCTGATGGGGTGCCAATTCCAGGGAAGCGACTAGGGCGCGCTTGAGGCTGTACAGGGTCCGCTCCGCGTACCAGCGCTGCTTGAGGTTTGCAGTGATCTGCCGCCCGGTTTCGCTCGCGAGCTGGCCCCGTGCCACGAGGTCGGCGATGAAGGTACGGATGTGGATCATGGGCTCTGACAGCGGCACGAATGGGGCATCGACGCCGTGCATGAGGGTGACTTCATCGTCGTCGAAGTCCTCGTTTGCGATGTACTGCTCGTAGACTGCGCCATAGCCATGCATGCCGAGGTGGCGCATTTCGGCGGCCCGGATTGCACCCATGGAACAGAGGCCCCAAACCTGCCAGCCGGCTTCGAGTGCGGCACGGAGCTCGGCGTGGCCGACGGAGGGGTAGCTGTGGAACGTACCATCGACAATCGCGACGCGCCCGGGCCCGTGGGATCGGATTAGCTCCTGAATGTCCCCCCTCCGCACCGGCGGATATAGCCGGACATCTTCGCCGAAGGTGTCCCGAAGGTCAATGCCGTGAGACGTCGGGCCGACATAGACGATGAGCTCAGTGGTCACGACACGCGCCTTCAGGAATTCACGAGAGTTGCAAGACGAGGGCCCACACGCTTTAGCTCGGGTTGGAAATGTTCGAGCTTCGGGACGACGACCTTGACGGCTGAAAGTGGTGCGAAGCGCTGGGAGAGGACCACGCGAAGGACCTGCCGGATCCCGCGCCGGCCGAGTGTTTCAATCAGTGTGCCAAGCGCACTGTCAATGTCGATCGCGGCGTTCGAAGCGTCGGGGATGGCGGAGTACTGAATGCATTCTGCGGAGTCGATGGCCTGCTCACGGGCCGCGCTCATCGCCTGTTTCTCGAACTCCCGCCCATAGCGAGCGAAGTACTCGTGGCGGTCGACGAGGTCGTCGCGGCCGCCATGGATATGAGTGAGCCGCGACTGGGCGGCCTCAGACAGCGCGCGGACAGCTGCGATGTTTTTCACGAGGTGCAGTCCGGCGCCGTAGGCAAGGGCAACCGGAGCATCGTCGGACGACTCTAGGAGGAATGCGTCGAAGTAGGGCAGTTCGAACTCGTTCGGGGTGTAGCGGATAACCGCTTCAAGACCAGCGGACACAATTTTGGAACGGAGAACCTCAATATGGGCAGTTGGGTCACCGAAATTTACACGACGTGAGGTGTTCTTGAAGTAGTTAAGTGACCTAATGTCGCGTTCGATGACCTCGCAGAGGCCGTGCACCGTGGCCTCATCGATCGAGTTTCCTGAACATAGCCCATTGGTTCCGGAGCCGAATATCCGCTGCCCCGGGTTCTCTGGAAAAGGATGGTAGGCGAGCTCTGCGGGGACCAGCAATGTGCGTCCTGTAGTAACGTCTTCAGCCTCGACGCAGGCAAGAGCTCCGTCCGGGTCGACCGGAACCCCCATAACCGGGCAGAGGTCGACAAATTCGAAATCCGCCCACTGCTGCGAAGCCACCTCGCGCGGAGTGGACATGATAATCTCGATCTCGCGGTTTCGGTATTCTGCGAGCGCGAATTCGATGGCCTCCATGTAGGCCCCCACTCGGGCTTCTTCCGGATATGCGCCCTTTCCAGCATTGACGCAGAGAGATTTGGAGTCCGGGCGAATGCTGGCAAATACTGGAATGCCAATGCAGTCGAGCCAAGTAGTATCCGTCACTCTAACAATGCCGAGTTCTTTCGCTGCTACTTTCGCCCGCGACAGAGTTTCGGCCAGCGGTGCAGTTCGCAGGCTTGAGGTCATCCGATGCACGTTGCGCCCTCCGCCCAATAGGTCCGAACGGTTCGGTGTGGCGGCGGACCGGTATCAACTGCCGACGGTCGTTGTGGAGCAGTTAGGTGCTCCACAACGACCGGCCGCCGAATAAATCAGTTGGCGACAGTAGGGGTCTCCGGGTTGACGTCGGTGATCCCCTCAGAGAGGGCGTGGTAACCTGCAAACATGGGGCCTTCGTCGGTCAGCAGATCGGAGAACTTCTCCACGGCGGCCTCATCAAGGACGAAGTTTCCGGAAAACATACCGCTATTCATAGACTTAATCCCTTACTGAAGAGCTTGGCATTTCCACGATAATATGTACCTCCCGTGAGCGAGGGCTTGAGTAGTTGATACTCAGAGCGGCGCCCCAACCTGACGTAGTGATTCCTAACGTCCTGTGTCTGGTACTGCAGGAGCGCTTCGTGTTGAAGTCCCCCGTTGATCTGGACAGGTTGATACTGGGACGGGGTGGTCCCGCAGTAAGCAGTCCAGTCACGTGAGTAGCAAGAGCAGTTCGGGTAAGCGGTACACGGCCGAGTTCAAGTACTACAGCAGCAGATCTTGAGTGAGTGGTCGTTCTTGGTCGGCGTGTTTCCAGGGGCGGAGTCGTGCGGGGAGTGGGTCGTCGCGGCGGTAATGGGCGATGGTGGCCCGGGGCTAGCCTCGATTCGTCAGCGGGGTTCGATCGCTGATCGGTCCGGCGGTTCGCCTGTAATGTCCTTGGCCGGTGTAGGACAGGTCGTCGCGTGACGCTGCGGCTGCGCCGGGTTCCACGGGCCCGGAGACTGCGAGGCTCCTCCTTCCTGATCCTCGTCGGGGCAGTTCCCGGCCGTCAGGTGACGGCCGGGAGGGCGGTGAGCCGCTGCCAGCAGGTAGTGAACGCCGATGCCCAGGGCCAGGTCCGCTCGATGCGCAGCCATCGGCGGCGGGCGTGGTCGGCGAGGCGGGCGGGCAGGTGGTAGAGGCGGAAGCGCATGGTGTCCGGCTCGGCGTCGGCCAGGCCCTCGTTGTCGTGCAGGGCCAGCAGCCGCACCCAGGCGTCGAGATCACTCGCGAGGTTCGCGGCGAGCATCCAGCCGCGATTCACCTCCCATGACGCGGAGGGTAAATTGTCCAGCCCCATGGCCTTGTTGGTGCGCACCCGGTCTTCCACACCGGCATGCGAGCGGTGCAGCACGTCCAGGAACTGGCTGTGGCCCGAGCCGGCGATGCCCCACATGTGGCGGATGTTGGTGGCGGTGATGCAGTAGCGCCAGCCGGTCTTCTTCTCGAACGCGGTCAGTTTCTTCAGGTGCCGCCGGGTGGGCTTGACCCGGCGCACGATCAGCCGCATGCCCTCGGGCCAGCCTTCACGGGTGTTCAGCCCGGTCAGCTCCGCGACGAAGTAGCCCTCCTGGAGGCTGCCGTCCTGGTGCACGGAGGTCTCCCAGGCGCTTTCGGGCAGCTTTGCGATGGCCTTCTCGTCGTCTTCGGTGATCTTCC
It includes:
- a CDS encoding TfuA-like protein, encoding MTTELIVYVGPTSHGIDLRDTFGEDVRLYPPVRRGDIQELIRSHGPGRVAIVDGTFHSYPSVGHAELRAALEAGWQVWGLCSMGAIRAAEMRHLGMHGYGAVYEQYIANEDFDDDEVTLMHGVDAPFVPLSEPMIHIRTFIADLVARGQLASETGRQITANLKQRWYAERTLYSLKRALVASLELAPHQVDSEMAEFDHFRLKTLDLLGFAAEKPWLTVEKLSTAAR
- a CDS encoding YcaO-like family protein, coding for MTSSLRTAPLAETLSRAKVAAKELGIVRVTDTTWLDCIGIPVFASIRPDSKSLCVNAGKGAYPEEARVGAYMEAIEFALAEYRNREIEIIMSTPREVASQQWADFEFVDLCPVMGVPVDPDGALACVEAEDVTTGRTLLVPAELAYHPFPENPGQRIFGSGTNGLCSGNSIDEATVHGLCEVIERDIRSLNYFKNTSRRVNFGDPTAHIEVLRSKIVSAGLEAVIRYTPNEFELPYFDAFLLESSDDAPVALAYGAGLHLVKNIAAVRALSEAAQSRLTHIHGGRDDLVDRHEYFARYGREFEKQAMSAAREQAIDSAECIQYSAIPDASNAAIDIDSALGTLIETLGRRGIRQVLRVVLSQRFAPLSAVKVVVPKLEHFQPELKRVGPRLATLVNS